In Paenibacillus larvae subsp. larvae, the following proteins share a genomic window:
- a CDS encoding 1-propanol dehydrogenase PduQ, with product MDKISFKTDIYMGQGALDRLTELRNKRIFVVTDPFMVKSGMINLLFERLHESNKQYIFSNIVPDPPIEVVTEGLEALSSFNTDMIIAVGGGSAIDAAKAMKIFAKKLMNQQDIPFVAIPTTSGTGSEVTSFSVISDKKKNIKYPLVSHDMLPEEAILDPELVKSVPDFITADTGMDVLTHAIEAYVSTKANDISDALAEKALKLVFAYLPKAHKDGSDLEAREKMHNASCLAGMAFNIASLGLNHGIAHVAGAKFKIAHGRMNSLLLPHVIEFNADYKPGYGKDEGNAAAARYAEISRSLGLPASNSRSGVRSLVQAIKQLQKQLKMPQTLKDCNIAYSTLEEMQEAIAQGALKDGCTATNPRVPSDADVIGILNKMYQ from the coding sequence ATGGATAAAATTTCTTTTAAAACCGATATCTATATGGGGCAAGGTGCGTTAGACCGGCTAACGGAATTACGCAACAAACGAATATTTGTCGTTACCGATCCGTTCATGGTGAAATCCGGCATGATTAATCTGCTGTTCGAGAGACTGCACGAAAGCAACAAACAGTACATTTTCAGCAATATCGTGCCGGACCCGCCAATCGAGGTCGTGACAGAAGGTTTGGAAGCACTCAGCTCGTTTAACACCGATATGATCATAGCCGTGGGCGGAGGTTCTGCTATTGATGCGGCCAAGGCGATGAAGATCTTTGCCAAAAAACTGATGAACCAGCAGGATATCCCTTTCGTGGCCATTCCGACAACGAGCGGCACCGGTTCCGAAGTCACTTCTTTTTCGGTCATCAGCGACAAGAAGAAGAATATCAAGTATCCTCTTGTTTCTCATGACATGCTGCCGGAAGAAGCTATTTTGGACCCTGAACTGGTCAAGAGTGTTCCGGATTTCATCACGGCTGATACGGGAATGGACGTATTGACCCACGCCATTGAAGCCTATGTGTCCACCAAAGCCAATGATATTTCCGATGCCCTGGCGGAAAAAGCGCTCAAGCTTGTGTTTGCCTATCTGCCCAAAGCCCACAAGGACGGCAGTGATCTCGAAGCGCGTGAGAAGATGCATAACGCATCGTGTCTGGCCGGTATGGCTTTCAATATTGCTTCACTTGGACTTAACCATGGGATTGCCCATGTGGCAGGAGCCAAATTCAAGATTGCCCATGGCCGGATGAACTCGCTATTATTGCCGCATGTGATTGAATTTAATGCTGATTACAAGCCGGGATACGGCAAAGATGAAGGCAATGCTGCGGCTGCAAGATATGCGGAGATCTCCAGAAGCTTAGGGCTGCCGGCTTCCAATTCCCGAAGCGGGGTACGCAGTCTGGTCCAGGCGATTAAACAGCTGCAGAAGCAATTGAAGATGCCGCAAACATTAAAAGACTGCAATATTGCATACAGTACTTTGGAAGAAATGCAGGAGGCCATTGCCCAAGGTGCGCTGAAGGACGGATGTACAGCAACCAATCCGCGTGTTCCGTCAGACGCGGATGTGATCGGAATTTTGAACAAAATGTATCAATAA
- a CDS encoding EutP/PduV family microcompartment system protein, which translates to MKKLILAGSTGSGKTTLCQRLHGQELAYKKTQAIENFEQAIDTPGECIENRSLYRMLLVTSVDADVIGLVQDCTNEESYFPPSFATAFAKPVIGIVTKIELAESDEDIAKAAEYLQAAGASPIFRISSVENLGLDELEAYLRE; encoded by the coding sequence ATGAAGAAGTTGATATTAGCCGGGAGTACAGGCTCTGGTAAGACCACGTTATGTCAACGGCTGCACGGTCAGGAGCTTGCCTACAAAAAGACACAGGCGATTGAGAATTTTGAGCAAGCCATAGATACGCCCGGGGAGTGCATTGAAAACCGTTCTTTATACAGAATGCTTCTTGTTACAAGCGTTGATGCTGATGTAATCGGCCTTGTGCAAGATTGCACAAACGAAGAAAGCTATTTTCCTCCGTCCTTTGCTACAGCATTTGCCAAACCGGTCATTGGCATTGTAACCAAGATCGAACTGGCGGAGTCTGATGAGGATATTGCAAAGGCAGCGGAATACTTGCAGGCCGCCGGGGCCTCACCCATTTTCCGGATTTCTTCCGTGGAGAATCTGGGATTGGACGAGCTTGAGGCCTATTTGAGAGAGTAG
- a CDS encoding ANTAR domain-containing response regulator gives MNGKIVIVDDEPITRMDIRAMLEEADYDVVGEASDGFEAIELCKKHLPELVIMDIQMPILDGLKAGKRIITEQLAGGVLLLTAFSDKQTIEKASSIGALGYLVKPLDEKSLIPMVEVMIAKGKEIRKLEQNLTKLNQKMEERKAIEKAKGILMKENGCTEDEAYQMIRKLSMDRRCPMMEIAATIVISYD, from the coding sequence ATGAATGGAAAAATTGTAATAGTCGACGACGAACCTATTACAAGAATGGATATTCGTGCGATGCTTGAAGAAGCGGACTACGATGTTGTAGGGGAAGCTTCAGATGGGTTTGAAGCCATCGAATTATGCAAAAAGCATCTGCCCGAACTGGTCATTATGGATATTCAAATGCCGATCCTGGATGGGTTAAAAGCAGGAAAACGAATTATCACCGAGCAACTGGCGGGTGGGGTCCTCTTATTGACCGCATTCAGCGACAAACAGACGATTGAAAAGGCATCCTCTATCGGTGCGCTTGGTTATCTGGTGAAACCGCTTGATGAGAAATCTCTGATCCCCATGGTTGAGGTTATGATTGCCAAAGGGAAGGAGATCCGTAAACTGGAGCAAAACCTGACGAAGCTTAATCAGAAGATGGAAGAGCGCAAGGCAATTGAAAAAGCTAAAGGCATTTTAATGAAAGAGAATGGTTGTACCGAAGACGAGGCCTACCAGATGATTCGCAAATTAAGCATGGATCGGCGGTGTCCGATGATGGAAATTGCAGCAACGATCGTCATTTCCTATGACTAA